In Molothrus aeneus isolate 106 chromosome 3, BPBGC_Maene_1.0, whole genome shotgun sequence, a single genomic region encodes these proteins:
- the KBTBD11 gene encoding kelch repeat and BTB domain-containing protein 11, giving the protein MEGSGAAPEEEESGAANGAPPPPPPPTPAAPCGFSSSLCFSAAAAEPQPPAAGGRVVQNQWEINNAACQPEEEDEEVVGQRDRPPEEPDLVIEVSGRRIRAHKSVLAAKSDYFRARASRDVLRVKGVSYGALRLLIDYVYTARMGEVRHDNLAEVVSGARVLQMPCALHCAAEAMRAQLCLGNCYQLLCLAKKQRLAELREAAYRFMSDHYLEVLREPSVYGRLSGAERDLILQQRMDAGRPCLLVAEVSDAFERPGGGSRPQSRESSRPQSPSSVVSLEESGSLIHYYQESSGEWRVLTRLPEEANAKGCAMCVLHNYLFLAGGIVTGPVGSEPRARLSDKVFCYNPLTDTWSQVRPLAQPRSQLKLLALDGYLYAVGGECLFTVERYDPRADRWSPVAPLPKGAFAVAHEATTCNGEIYVSGGSLFYRLLKYDPKRDEWQECPYNSSRRRSADMVAFKSFIYRFDVSSGRGGEQGPGTSGGVEVFRYNTVAKCWSQCASLRPSGGPIQPFRCAPLGNTIYCVNRTGTLRFSLAQDGEVEADGGLKGTFDGELLKAPLDAKGVLLPFVLTLPERLDKTGDQEGSLPL; this is encoded by the coding sequence ATGGAGGGCAGCGGCGCGGCcccggaggaggaggagagcggGGCCGCGAACGGCGCtccccccccgccgccgccgcccacGCCGGCCGCCCCCTGCGGCTTCAGCTCCTCCCTCTGCTTCAGCGCCGCCGCTGCCGAGCCGCAGCCGCCCGCGGCCGGCGGCCGAGTGGTGCAGAACCAGTGGGAGATCAACAACGCTGCCTGCCAGccggaggaggaggatgaggaggtggTGGGGCAGCGGGACCGGCCGCCGGAGGAGCCCGACCTCGTGATCGAGGTGTCGGGCCGCCGTATTCGGGCGCACAAGTCAGTGCTGGCGGCCAAGAGTGACTATTTTCGTGCCCGCGCCTCACGGGACGTCCTGCGGGTGAAGGGGGTGAGCTACGGGGCGCTGCGGCTGCTCATCGACTACGTGTACACGGCCCGCATGGGCGAGGTGCGGCACGACAACCTGGCTGAGGTGGTGAGCGGCGCCCGCGTCCTGCAgatgccctgtgccctgcactgTGCCGCCGAGGCCATGCGCGCCCAGCTCTGCCTCGGCAACTGCTaccagctcctctgcctggcCAAGAAGCAGCGGCTGGCCGAGCTGCGGGAGGCTGCCTATCGCTTCATGAGCGACCATTACCTGGAAGTGCTGCGGGAGCCCAGCGTTTACGGCCGCCTCAGTGGCGCTGAGCGGGACCTCATCCTGCAGCAGCGCATGGATGCCGGCCGGCCCTGCTTACTGGTGGCCGAGGTCAGCGACGCCTTCGAGCGGCCGGGTGGTGGCAGCCGGCCACAGAGCCGCGAGAGCAGTCGGCCACAGAGTCCCTCCTCCGTGGTGTCGCTGGAGGAGAGTGGCTCCCTCATTCACTACTACCAGGAGAGCAGCGGTGAGTGGAGGGTGCTGACGCGCCTGCCCGAGGAGGCCAACGCCAAGGGCTGTGCCATGTGTGTCCTCCACAACTACCTCTTCCTTGCAGGGGGCATCGTGACGGGGCCGGTGGGCAGCGAACCCAGGGCCCGCCTTTCCGACAAGGTCTTCTGCTATAACCCCCTGACTGACACCTGGAGCCAGGTGCGGCCGCTGGCTCAGCCCCGCTCGCAGCTCAAGCTGCTGGCCCTAGATGGTTACCTCTATGCTGTGGGGGGCGAGTGCCTCTTCACTGTGGAAAGGTATGACCCACGGGCCGACCGCTGGAGCCCTGTGGCACCTCTGCCCAAGGGTGCCTTTGCTGTGGCTCACGAGGCCACCACTTGCAACGGGGAGATCTATGTGTCAGGCGGCTCCCTCTTCTACCGCCTGCTCAAATACGACCCCAAGCGCGACGAGTGGCAGGAGTGCCCTTACAACAGCAGCCGCCGGCGCTCTGCTGACATGGTGGCCTTCAAGAGCTTCATCTACCGCTTTGATGTGAGCAGCGGCCGCGGTGGGGAGCAGGGCCCAGGCACGAGCGGCGGCGTTGAGGTTTTCCGGTACAACACGGTGGCCAAGTGCTGGAGCCAGTGCGCCAGCCTGCGGCCCAGCGGCGGCCCCATCCAGCCCTTCCGCTGTGCCCCCTTGGGCAACACCATCTACTGCGTCAACCGGACCGGCACCCTCCGCTTCAGCCTAGCCCAGGACGGTGAGGTGGAAGCCGATGGTGGGCTCAAGGGCACCTTTGATGGGGAGCTTCTTAAAGCTCCCTTGGATGCCAAGGGTGTCCTCCTACCCTTTGTGCTTACTCTGCCTGAGAGGCTGGACAAAACAGGGGACCAGGAGGGCTCCCTCCCACTGTAA